The following are encoded in a window of Sebastes umbrosus isolate fSebUmb1 chromosome 7, fSebUmb1.pri, whole genome shotgun sequence genomic DNA:
- the si:ch211-105f12.2 gene encoding RIMS-binding protein 2-like has translation METGLELDVLIFPDQVRIVTPEELTEWELETASQVSIPTVRLFVALYPYNPAAMSPNYDTAAEELPFVPGQIIKVFGDKDSDGFYHGESGGLSGYVPSNMVAEIPVDDEYLKHLLMQQGFLPVDHTGVSLTPDLSLSDVASIPSIDDVVVRRMVALFDYDPWENSPNMDSEVELGFRSGDIIYALGDMDQDGFYYGDLHGRRGLVPSNYLQPLPWN, from the exons ATGGAGACAGGGTTGGAATTGGATGTTTTGATATTCCCAGATCAAGTGAGGATTGTTACTCCGGAGGAACTCACAGAATGGGAGCTTGAGACTGCGAGCCAAGTGTCCATCCCCACCGTCCGACTCTTTGTGGCACTTTACCCATACAACCCTGCTGCAATGTCCCCCAACTACGACACGGCTGCAGAGGAGTTGCCTTTTGTGCCGGGCCAGATAATCAAg GTGTTTGGAGACAAAGACTCTGATGGTTTCTATCACGGTGAGTCCGGTGGCCTCTCCGGTTATGTGCCAAGTAACATGGTGGCTGAAATCCCAGTGGATGATGAGTACCTGAAGCATCTACTCATGCAGCAGGGATTCCTCCCTGTGGACCACACAG GTGTGTCTTTAACGCCAGATCTAAGTCTGAGCGATGTAGCCAGTATCCCCAGTATAGATGATGTGGTCGTTCGACGAATGGTGGCCTTATTCGACTATGACCCATGGGAAAATTCACCCAACATGGACAGTGAG GTTGAACTTGGCTTTCGTTCAGGAGACATCATTTACGCGTTAGGCGACATGGATCAAGATGGATTTTACTAC GGGGATCTGCACGGACGAAGAGGTTTGGTTCCATCAAACTACCTGCAGCCGCTACCCTGGAATTAG